One region of Pseudoalteromonas galatheae genomic DNA includes:
- the hutI gene encoding imidazolonepropionase, whose amino-acid sequence MLEADLLIIDVNIATMDPNLDTPYGAIENAAIAIKDGKINWLGPRSELPEVDAIATPIHKANGQWLTPGLIDCHTHILFAGSRANEFEQRLLGASYQQIAAQGGGIASTVKETRLADRETLYVNAKNRLNSLLKEGVTTVESKSGYGLDVENELKLLEINQLLNEHHPIDVHSTFLGAHALPPEYKDNSQAYIDLVCDEMLPQVASRQLATAVDVFCENVGFTYQQTEQVFIRAQQLGLQVKCHAEQLSNQHGSELVAKFKGLSADHIEYLDEAGVEAMANGDVTAVLLPGAFYFLRETQLPPIDLLRKHKVAMALASDFNPGTAPLCSLRLMLNMACTLFRMTPEEALSGVTVNAAKALGLSDRGVLKVGTRADLALWDITHPAQLSYQFGVADLSNLWILGKLNQ is encoded by the coding sequence ATGTTAGAAGCCGATTTGCTTATTATCGATGTCAATATTGCAACTATGGATCCCAATTTGGATACTCCTTATGGTGCGATAGAAAACGCAGCGATTGCCATTAAAGATGGCAAAATTAATTGGTTAGGCCCTCGTAGTGAACTACCTGAGGTTGACGCCATTGCAACCCCTATTCATAAAGCCAATGGCCAATGGTTGACCCCAGGGTTAATCGACTGTCACACGCATATTTTATTTGCAGGTTCTCGGGCCAACGAATTTGAGCAACGATTACTGGGGGCGTCATATCAACAGATTGCCGCGCAAGGTGGTGGTATCGCAAGTACCGTTAAGGAGACACGATTAGCAGACAGAGAAACGCTGTATGTTAACGCTAAGAACCGCTTGAATAGTTTACTCAAAGAAGGGGTTACCACGGTTGAAAGTAAATCGGGTTACGGCCTTGATGTTGAAAATGAGCTAAAACTGCTAGAAATTAATCAGCTCCTTAATGAGCATCACCCGATTGATGTGCATAGCACGTTCTTGGGCGCGCATGCATTACCCCCAGAATACAAAGACAATAGCCAAGCCTACATTGATTTAGTCTGTGATGAGATGCTGCCACAAGTTGCTTCACGCCAATTAGCAACGGCTGTTGATGTATTTTGTGAGAACGTCGGATTTACCTATCAGCAAACCGAGCAAGTATTTATTCGAGCACAACAGTTGGGGTTACAGGTTAAATGTCATGCTGAGCAGCTATCTAATCAACATGGCAGCGAGCTGGTGGCAAAGTTTAAAGGGCTTTCAGCGGATCATATAGAATATCTCGATGAAGCTGGTGTGGAAGCAATGGCGAACGGGGATGTTACTGCGGTACTTTTACCCGGCGCCTTTTATTTCCTACGAGAAACGCAATTGCCACCAATTGACTTGCTCAGAAAGCACAAAGTAGCAATGGCACTTGCTAGCGATTTCAATCCAGGTACTGCGCCTTTGTGCTCACTGCGATTAATGCTGAATATGGCATGTACATTATTTCGAATGACACCGGAAGAAGCGCTTAGCGGTGTTACAGTTAATGCTGCGAAAGCCTTGGGGTTGAGCGACCGTGGAGTATTGAAAGTTGGAACGCGGGCGGACTTAGCGTTATGGGACATTACCCATCCTGCACAGTTAAGTTATCAATTTGGTGTAGCGGACCTGTCAAATTTGTGGATCTTGGGTAAACTTAATCAGTAA
- the hutU gene encoding urocanate hydratase, which translates to MSDNPRLDPNREIRAPRGADITAKNWLTEAAKRMLMNNLDPEVAEHPNALVVYGGIGRAARDWACFDKIVETLDRLEEDETLLVQSGKPVGVFKTHSNAPRVLIANSNLVPHWANWDHFNELDKKGLMMYGQMTAGSWIYIGSQGIVQGTYETFVAMAKQHFNGEAKGKWILTGGLGGMGGAQPLAATMAGFSALVVECDESRIDFRLNTRYVDRKATTLDDALAIIDEAKAAGQPVSVGLLGNAADVYAELVERNITPDVVTDQTSAHDPLNGYLPQTWTMAQAAALRESDPQAVVKAAKQSMAVQVQAMLTLQSRGAATTDYGNNIRQMALEEGVDNAFDFPGFVPAYIRPLFCQGIGPFRWVALSGDPEDIYKTDAKVKELIPDDPHLHNWLDMARERIQFQGLPARICWVGLKDRARLARAFNEMVKNGELKAPIVIGRDHLDSGSVASPNRETESMMDGSDAVSDWPLLNALLNTAGGATWVSLHHGGGVGMGFSQHSGVVIVADGTDEADARLSRVLWNDPGTGVMRHADAGYDIAKDCAKEQKLDLPMLEGK; encoded by the coding sequence ATGAGTGATAACCCAAGATTAGACCCTAACCGCGAGATCCGCGCGCCACGAGGTGCAGACATTACCGCAAAGAACTGGCTGACTGAAGCGGCAAAGCGAATGTTGATGAATAACCTTGACCCTGAAGTTGCTGAGCACCCAAATGCACTAGTAGTTTATGGCGGTATTGGCCGCGCCGCTCGCGACTGGGCATGCTTCGATAAAATCGTCGAAACGTTAGACCGCTTAGAAGAAGACGAAACCTTACTGGTGCAATCAGGTAAACCTGTTGGCGTATTCAAAACTCATAGCAACGCTCCTCGCGTCTTAATTGCTAACTCAAATTTAGTACCACATTGGGCTAACTGGGATCACTTCAACGAACTCGATAAAAAAGGCCTGATGATGTACGGCCAGATGACCGCTGGTTCATGGATCTATATTGGCTCACAAGGCATAGTACAAGGCACATACGAGACCTTTGTAGCTATGGCAAAGCAACACTTTAATGGTGAGGCAAAAGGCAAGTGGATCTTAACGGGTGGCCTTGGCGGCATGGGCGGCGCACAACCACTCGCAGCAACTATGGCAGGCTTTAGCGCCCTCGTTGTTGAGTGTGATGAGTCACGAATCGATTTTCGTCTTAACACACGCTATGTCGACCGAAAGGCAACCACACTTGATGATGCGTTAGCTATCATTGATGAAGCGAAGGCTGCAGGACAACCTGTATCGGTTGGCCTGCTGGGCAATGCAGCGGATGTTTATGCTGAATTGGTTGAGCGCAATATCACGCCTGACGTAGTGACCGACCAAACTTCTGCACACGACCCATTAAACGGCTACTTACCGCAAACGTGGACTATGGCTCAAGCAGCCGCGCTTCGCGAAAGCGATCCACAAGCGGTTGTAAAAGCCGCAAAACAATCTATGGCGGTGCAAGTACAAGCCATGCTAACGCTGCAATCGCGCGGGGCTGCAACAACTGACTACGGGAATAACATTCGCCAAATGGCCTTAGAAGAAGGGGTTGATAACGCCTTTGATTTCCCGGGTTTTGTTCCTGCCTATATTCGTCCACTATTTTGCCAAGGTATAGGTCCATTCCGTTGGGTTGCACTGTCTGGCGATCCTGAAGATATTTATAAAACAGATGCGAAAGTTAAAGAGCTTATCCCAGACGACCCACACCTTCACAATTGGTTAGACATGGCGCGCGAGCGCATTCAATTCCAAGGCCTGCCAGCTCGTATTTGCTGGGTTGGACTGAAGGACAGAGCCCGTTTAGCAAGAGCATTCAACGAAATGGTCAAAAATGGAGAGCTCAAAGCACCGATTGTGATTGGTCGGGATCACTTAGATTCAGGCTCTGTAGCCAGTCCAAACCGTGAAACGGAATCAATGATGGATGGCTCAGATGCAGTATCGGACTGGCCGTTACTTAATGCCTTGTTAAATACGGCTGGCGGTGCAACTTGGGTCTCGCTGCATCACGGCGGTGGCGTCGGTATGGGCTTCAGTCAACATTCGGGGGTCGTTATTGTCGCAGATGGTACAGACGAAGCAGATGCTCGCTTATCTCGCGTACTATGGAATGACCCAGGTACCGGTGTAATGCGTCATGCCGATGCCGGCTATGACATAGCCAAAGACTGTGCGAAAGAACAAAAACTAGATTTACCTATGCTGGAAGGAAAGTAA
- the hemN gene encoding oxygen-independent coproporphyrinogen III oxidase, with protein MINLPIWNDSLINKYNISGPRYTSYPTALSLESGYSQNELQAAITGSKSRSLSLYIHIPFCHQLCYYCGCNKIITRHQSKADVYLDYLAQEIAAKAPLFSEYCVEQLHLGGGTPTFLTTEQMTRLIEMLNSAFNFSQSAQRGIEIDPRSLAPNMMRHLYELGFNRVSFGVQDFNDEVQAAVNRPQHLDEVLAILTEARTLGFKSINMDMIYGLPFQTVESYKQTIEQLIALSPDRVSVFNYAHLPDRFAAQRKLKEADMPSAGEKLEIFKQTLEQMTSAGYQFIGMDHFAKKDDELAMAQNEGHLHRNFQGYTTHGECDLLGLGVSSISQIGHMILQNEKELKLYYQALSDKRCAITKGITLNGDDEIRAAVIKQLICHFELDKKVFEQRYDINFDEYFAQALNALEPLAADGLVELNEHTIKVTSSGNLFIRIICMCFDAYLQNQVKNTRFSRVI; from the coding sequence GTGATTAATTTACCTATTTGGAATGATTCCCTTATCAACAAGTACAATATATCTGGTCCTAGATATACCTCATATCCAACGGCCCTGTCGCTTGAGTCTGGTTACAGCCAAAACGAATTACAAGCTGCTATTACAGGCTCTAAATCTCGCTCACTCTCGCTGTATATTCATATCCCTTTTTGTCATCAACTATGCTACTACTGTGGCTGTAATAAAATCATTACTCGTCATCAATCCAAAGCTGACGTTTACCTCGATTACTTAGCACAAGAAATCGCAGCAAAAGCACCGCTATTTTCTGAGTATTGTGTTGAACAACTTCATTTAGGCGGTGGGACACCAACTTTCTTAACTACAGAGCAAATGACACGTCTAATCGAAATGCTGAATAGTGCATTTAACTTCTCTCAAAGTGCACAACGTGGTATTGAAATAGACCCAAGATCACTTGCGCCAAATATGATGCGCCATCTATATGAGCTTGGATTTAATCGTGTGTCTTTTGGCGTACAAGATTTTAATGATGAAGTGCAAGCCGCGGTAAACCGCCCACAGCATCTAGACGAAGTGCTGGCCATCTTAACTGAAGCGAGAACGCTCGGTTTTAAATCTATTAATATGGATATGATCTATGGGCTACCATTCCAAACGGTAGAGAGCTACAAGCAAACGATTGAGCAACTTATCGCGCTTTCTCCCGATAGAGTCTCTGTATTTAACTATGCCCATCTTCCGGATAGATTTGCAGCACAGCGAAAGCTAAAAGAAGCCGATATGCCAAGTGCGGGAGAAAAACTTGAGATCTTTAAGCAAACACTGGAACAGATGACCTCCGCTGGGTATCAATTCATCGGCATGGATCACTTCGCCAAAAAAGACGATGAACTGGCTATGGCGCAAAATGAAGGGCATCTACACCGTAATTTTCAGGGCTATACCACTCATGGCGAGTGCGACCTATTGGGCCTTGGTGTGTCATCCATTTCCCAAATAGGTCATATGATCTTACAAAATGAAAAAGAGTTAAAACTTTATTATCAGGCTTTAAGTGATAAAAGATGTGCGATCACTAAAGGGATAACCTTAAATGGTGATGATGAAATACGCGCGGCTGTGATCAAACAGCTTATTTGTCACTTTGAATTAGATAAAAAGGTGTTCGAGCAACGCTATGATATAAATTTTGACGAGTATTTTGCTCAGGCACTTAACGCACTAGAGCCGCTAGCTGCTGATGGACTGGTAGAACTGAATGAACACACCATAAAAGTCACCAGTAGCGGTAATTTATTTATTCGCATTATTTGTATGTGTTTTGATGCCTACCTACAAAACCAAGTAAAAAACACCCGCTTCTCTCGCGTTATTTAA
- the hutH gene encoding histidine ammonia-lyase encodes MYSLNLIPGQLTLSTLRQVNQQPVHLSLDESAKTAIANSADTVQQVIQEGRTVYGINTGFGLLANTKIAKDELELLQRSIVLSHAAGIGELMDDNTVRLMMVLKINSLSRGFSGIRLDVIEFLAALVNAEVYPCVPKKGSVGASGDLAPLSHMCLPILGEGQVRYRGELIDAIDGLKIAGLEPLTLAAKEGLALLNGTQASTAFALQGLFRAEDLYAQSCVVGSMSIEAAMGSRSPFDARIHEVRGQQGQIDTAMAFRDILQTRSEISDAHVDCEKVQDPYCLRCQPQVLGACLTQIRQAAEVILVESNGVTDNPLVFADAGDIISGGNFHAEPIAMAADNLALAIAEIGALAERRIALLIDSSLSKLPPFLVNNGGVNSGFMIAQVTAAALASENKTLAHPGSVDSLPTSANQEDHVSMATFAARRLQEMADNTQGVLAVEYLAAAQGLDFRAPLKPSDKVATAQQILRAVVSFYDKDRYFAPDIESANALLGQAALAHLLPAQLLPSA; translated from the coding sequence ATGTACTCACTGAATTTAATCCCAGGCCAACTGACTCTAAGCACGTTACGACAAGTCAATCAACAGCCTGTTCATCTCAGCTTAGACGAGTCAGCGAAAACCGCTATTGCTAACAGTGCAGACACCGTTCAGCAAGTTATCCAAGAAGGACGCACCGTTTACGGCATTAATACGGGTTTTGGCTTACTGGCCAACACCAAAATTGCAAAAGACGAATTAGAGTTGCTCCAACGCTCTATTGTACTGTCGCACGCAGCCGGTATTGGCGAGTTAATGGACGATAACACCGTTCGACTAATGATGGTGCTAAAAATCAACTCGCTATCTCGTGGTTTCTCTGGGATCCGCTTGGATGTAATTGAGTTCTTAGCGGCCTTGGTTAATGCAGAAGTCTATCCTTGTGTGCCCAAGAAGGGCTCCGTTGGAGCATCTGGCGATCTCGCCCCACTATCGCACATGTGTTTACCAATCCTTGGCGAAGGCCAGGTTCGCTATCGTGGCGAGCTTATCGATGCCATCGATGGGCTAAAAATAGCTGGACTTGAACCACTTACTTTAGCTGCAAAAGAAGGCCTCGCACTACTTAACGGTACACAAGCATCTACTGCTTTTGCACTGCAAGGCCTATTCAGAGCTGAAGATCTTTATGCGCAAAGCTGTGTCGTAGGTTCGATGAGCATTGAAGCGGCTATGGGCAGCCGTTCGCCATTTGATGCGCGTATTCACGAAGTCCGTGGTCAGCAAGGTCAAATCGACACCGCAATGGCGTTTAGAGATATCTTACAGACTCGCTCAGAAATAAGTGATGCTCATGTTGATTGTGAAAAAGTACAAGATCCTTATTGCTTGCGTTGTCAACCACAGGTGCTTGGCGCCTGTTTAACCCAGATCCGCCAAGCCGCTGAGGTGATCCTCGTAGAATCCAATGGGGTAACAGATAACCCGCTGGTATTTGCTGATGCTGGGGATATTATTTCTGGCGGCAACTTCCATGCTGAGCCTATCGCGATGGCGGCTGATAACCTAGCGCTTGCCATTGCTGAAATTGGTGCATTGGCTGAACGTCGTATCGCGCTGCTTATTGATTCGAGCTTATCAAAACTGCCTCCCTTCTTGGTTAACAATGGCGGTGTAAACTCGGGCTTTATGATTGCGCAAGTCACCGCTGCAGCACTGGCCTCTGAAAACAAAACACTCGCACATCCAGGCAGTGTTGACAGCCTCCCAACCTCGGCAAACCAAGAAGACCATGTTTCTATGGCAACCTTTGCGGCAAGGCGCTTACAGGAAATGGCTGACAACACCCAAGGTGTACTCGCTGTTGAATATCTTGCTGCAGCGCAAGGGTTAGATTTTAGAGCGCCACTTAAGCCGTCCGATAAAGTGGCTACAGCTCAGCAAATATTACGTGCAGTTGTGAGCTTTTATGACAAAGATAGGTATTTTGCACCGGATATTGAAAGTGCTAATGCGTTACTGGGTCAAGCTGCACTGGCGCACTTGCTACCAGCACAACTCTTACCTTCAGCCTAA
- the hutC gene encoding histidine utilization repressor, with protein MCHLYLHKYELETTTVPELPKFALIKQHIIDNIRAARWLENERVPSENELADQFNVSRMTARRALSELTEAGILTRSQGLGTFVASFKSQSSLLEIRNIADEVNARNGKYSCTVLTLELIAAVAPIAIALGVEADAPVYRSVIVHNENEQPLQVEERFVNPQLAPEYLDQNFELTTPHEYLSQVAPLTEARHTVEAVMPSPEVCQWLGLYNEEPCLQMIRRTWSAKGIVSFARLISPGSKYRLGGHLTFKQRS; from the coding sequence GTGTGCCATCTTTATTTACATAAATATGAACTCGAGACAACAACTGTGCCTGAGCTCCCTAAATTTGCGCTGATAAAACAACATATTATCGATAATATTCGCGCCGCGCGCTGGCTTGAGAACGAGCGCGTTCCGTCGGAGAATGAGTTAGCTGACCAGTTTAATGTTAGCCGAATGACCGCAAGACGAGCATTGAGCGAGCTAACCGAAGCCGGAATTTTAACTCGTAGCCAAGGTCTAGGTACTTTTGTTGCCAGTTTTAAATCTCAGTCTTCGTTGCTTGAGATCCGCAACATTGCCGACGAGGTCAACGCACGCAATGGCAAATACTCTTGCACCGTACTAACGCTTGAGCTTATTGCGGCAGTAGCGCCTATCGCCATTGCACTGGGTGTAGAAGCGGACGCACCAGTCTATAGAAGCGTAATTGTACATAATGAAAATGAACAACCACTGCAAGTCGAAGAACGCTTCGTCAATCCGCAGTTGGCACCAGAGTATTTAGACCAAAACTTTGAACTGACTACCCCTCATGAATATTTATCTCAAGTCGCACCACTCACAGAGGCTAGACACACCGTTGAAGCAGTGATGCCATCACCAGAGGTTTGCCAGTGGCTTGGGCTTTATAATGAAGAACCATGCTTACAAATGATCCGCCGAACTTGGTCTGCAAAAGGCATTGTTAGTTTCGCGAGATTAATTTCGCCAGGCAGTAAATATCGCTTAGGTGGTCATCTCACCTTTAAGCAAAGGTCGTAA
- a CDS encoding methyl-accepting chemotaxis protein → MLENLSLRKKILLLIGGTISVLLIIASSFFVSHIATLSRDGIERETQSYIQAEKLAMEAFFGQYGKVVETFVSTPHNIHWFENYNTRGADLTKDKDYQEVNEDLVRIAKGDDNILSAFIASANTGEYFKENDRTSAYSDGRPYYAYKRPWWQDTLDVGKLYVGPIATDINTGAVSAVIRQPIYNNSGKLVAMGGVDLQINKLNDMVERIKFQDKGFGFLLDGDLNVVHLSKRTGHSLSTTDEGEKGKEGLDGLESQFANTSGFDDLNAAIKRNPVGNSTVTFKGEAYYVVYDNVKLDNPLLNWHVGLLIPVSLIEAPVNDAVMSTITALIIILAIIVAMILLATQMITKPIVALTETMRDIASGEGDLTKRIDITSKDEVGQLALHMNTFIDKLRAMMLDTAAQAEQLSNASAQLREVSNNTNCEIQREKEQVDSVSAAVTEMAATVTEISRNAQETNQAADVVQRITNEGAGRSSQAQEVMTELALHIGEAAKVVAGLEQETSNIGAVIDVINGIAEQTNLLALNAAIEAARAGEQGRGFAVVADEVRSLASRTQESTDDIRNMISRLQQIAQQASVMMQQGQDRAEGTVEETQAVLDALKEITESVTTVQDQSHQIATSTEQQTVVAEDINNSLNQINELVNSTANHANVLADEARDLNDLAKALNSTVNQFKL, encoded by the coding sequence ATGCTTGAGAATTTATCCCTTAGAAAGAAAATATTGCTGCTAATTGGCGGCACCATTTCCGTATTATTAATTATCGCATCAAGCTTTTTCGTCAGCCATATTGCAACGCTCTCTCGAGATGGTATTGAGCGAGAAACGCAAAGCTATATTCAAGCCGAAAAATTAGCGATGGAAGCATTTTTTGGCCAATACGGCAAAGTAGTTGAAACCTTTGTTTCTACGCCTCACAACATTCATTGGTTTGAAAATTACAATACTCGTGGCGCCGATCTGACTAAAGATAAAGACTATCAAGAGGTCAATGAAGACTTAGTTAGAATCGCCAAGGGTGATGACAATATTCTCTCAGCCTTTATTGCCTCAGCAAACACCGGTGAATATTTTAAAGAAAATGATCGTACCTCAGCATATTCAGATGGCAGACCTTACTATGCTTATAAACGCCCATGGTGGCAAGATACGCTTGATGTAGGTAAATTGTATGTCGGTCCAATTGCAACCGATATCAATACCGGTGCGGTGTCTGCAGTGATCCGTCAACCTATCTACAATAACAGCGGTAAACTCGTCGCTATGGGTGGCGTCGACTTACAGATCAATAAATTGAACGATATGGTTGAACGTATCAAATTTCAAGATAAAGGTTTTGGCTTTTTGCTCGATGGTGATTTAAATGTTGTGCATTTATCCAAGCGTACTGGTCATTCACTCTCTACCACTGATGAAGGCGAGAAAGGCAAAGAAGGTTTAGATGGCCTTGAATCTCAGTTTGCCAATACATCAGGCTTTGACGATCTGAATGCCGCTATCAAACGTAACCCCGTTGGCAATAGTACGGTCACGTTCAAAGGGGAAGCGTATTATGTTGTTTATGACAATGTAAAATTAGACAACCCCCTATTAAATTGGCACGTTGGCCTACTCATTCCGGTGTCGCTGATCGAAGCGCCGGTGAATGACGCCGTAATGAGCACAATCACAGCCTTGATTATTATCTTAGCCATTATCGTGGCAATGATCTTACTCGCCACGCAAATGATCACTAAGCCGATTGTAGCGCTTACCGAAACCATGCGAGACATCGCATCAGGTGAAGGCGACCTGACTAAACGTATCGATATCACCAGTAAAGATGAAGTTGGTCAACTCGCGCTGCATATGAATACCTTCATCGATAAACTTAGAGCAATGATGCTCGATACCGCAGCACAAGCTGAGCAATTAAGTAATGCTTCCGCCCAATTGCGTGAAGTATCAAACAATACTAACTGTGAGATTCAGCGCGAAAAGGAACAGGTAGATAGCGTAAGCGCGGCAGTGACCGAGATGGCAGCTACAGTGACTGAAATCTCACGTAATGCACAAGAGACCAACCAAGCCGCTGATGTCGTGCAACGTATTACCAATGAAGGTGCGGGACGTTCATCACAAGCTCAAGAAGTCATGACTGAACTTGCACTTCATATTGGTGAGGCTGCAAAAGTGGTTGCCGGACTTGAACAAGAAACCAGTAACATAGGTGCCGTTATCGATGTGATTAACGGTATTGCTGAACAAACGAACTTACTGGCACTCAATGCTGCCATAGAAGCCGCCAGAGCGGGCGAGCAAGGTCGAGGCTTTGCGGTGGTTGCTGATGAAGTCAGATCGCTTGCAAGCCGCACGCAAGAGTCTACCGATGACATCCGCAATATGATCTCTCGTTTACAGCAAATTGCCCAACAAGCTTCAGTGATGATGCAGCAAGGTCAAGACCGTGCAGAGGGGACCGTGGAGGAAACTCAGGCCGTGCTGGATGCCTTGAAAGAAATCACAGAGTCGGTCACAACAGTACAAGACCAGAGTCATCAAATTGCGACATCAACAGAGCAGCAAACCGTTGTTGCAGAAGATATTAACAATAGTCTTAACCAAATAAATGAACTCGTTAATAGCACTGCCAACCACGCCAATGTACTGGCAGATGAAGCCCGCGACTTGAACGACTTAGCCAAGGCACTGAACTCAACGGTCAACCAATTTAAGCTTTAA
- a CDS encoding Rossmann-fold NAD(P)-binding domain-containing protein, whose protein sequence is MKVLNHSLVVLGAGWLGAALCREAEFRGWQVEGTRTQANKMHSWSRQLVLTENGTLAHSISLHDAYWVCAIPPRARHVDSNYLETLEQVLLLAKKMSAAGFLLCSTTGVYSTENGEYDEQGKLADKANRRVDILRTAEEMVLNAGGKVVRLAGLQGPDREPGRFVVGKTLSSSANGRVNMVHRGDVVTAINTVIAQWQDAADIYNVCYPAHPTRQAFYQYHCEKLGNEMPSFASSKEESRIIKAERITELGFAYHHPIVNESELG, encoded by the coding sequence ATGAAAGTATTAAATCATAGTTTAGTCGTACTGGGCGCGGGTTGGCTCGGTGCAGCGTTGTGTCGCGAAGCCGAGTTTCGAGGGTGGCAAGTCGAAGGCACCAGAACCCAAGCAAACAAGATGCATAGCTGGTCAAGGCAGCTGGTCTTAACTGAAAATGGGACTTTAGCGCACTCTATTTCTTTACACGACGCGTATTGGGTATGTGCGATCCCACCAAGAGCTAGGCATGTTGATAGTAACTATTTAGAAACGCTAGAGCAGGTATTGTTACTTGCAAAGAAGATGTCAGCAGCAGGCTTCTTATTGTGTTCGACCACTGGGGTTTATAGCACCGAAAATGGTGAGTATGATGAACAAGGTAAGTTAGCGGATAAAGCCAACAGGCGTGTTGATATACTTAGAACTGCTGAAGAGATGGTGCTTAACGCAGGCGGCAAGGTTGTACGCTTAGCAGGTCTTCAAGGTCCGGATAGGGAGCCTGGGCGATTTGTAGTAGGAAAGACTTTGTCTAGCTCAGCGAATGGTAGAGTGAATATGGTTCACCGGGGCGATGTTGTTACTGCAATCAATACCGTGATCGCGCAGTGGCAGGATGCTGCAGACATTTATAATGTTTGCTATCCAGCACACCCCACGAGACAGGCGTTTTATCAATATCACTGTGAAAAGTTAGGGAATGAGATGCCAAGTTTCGCTTCGTCAAAAGAGGAATCGCGTATTATTAAAGCCGAGCGTATTACCGAACTCGGCTTTGCCTACCATCATCCCATTGTTAATGAATCTGAGTTAGGCTGA